The following DNA comes from Dermacentor andersoni chromosome 2, qqDerAnde1_hic_scaffold, whole genome shotgun sequence.
TTCGTAGAACGCCAACGTATACGCACGTACACTGTAACGTAATTTTTGCCCTTAaaagtacatacatacatacatacatacatacatacatacatacatacatacatacatacatacatacatgcatgcatgcatgcatgcatacatacatacatacatacatacatacatacatacatacatacatacatacatacatacatacatacatacatacatacatacatacatacatacacacacaatgTAAAGTGATGACGGCATGATCATGAAGTTGTGGCAATGACCGCATGACGACAATAGCATAATGATTACGACGTGGTGTTCATGAAATGACGTCTGCAGGATTACGGTGGCGTGACGACGTTGTATTGACGACGACATGACATTCAagtaatgacgacgatggaatgaccgcGACAGACTGACTACGACGACGCGTTCATGTTGGAGCTGACGTCTGCACTTAGTACATCGCTTTCTACCATGCATCGTCCATCTCGGTTAGCACTACATACGGTGTCGGTTCGCGCTACGTCCGGGACTGGCCTATTGTTCAAGGCAGCAGCTGCCAGCACAGTGGGGAGAAGAAGCATCGACAGCTCCAGCGCTCAAACAAAAAGCTCAAACAAGTGACAAAAAATGCTGCGCATTTCTGAGCAGGTCcatatgcttagcacgttctcaCACATTAACGTCACTGTCCACCAGGTGTAGGCACCTGGTCGTGACAACAGCAATGAGCTTTCGGACTGCAATGCTCACTCTTTCTCGCATTTGGTAACCTCTCCTTGGTGTCTTCCGTCAAAACCCTTCGGTGTCCTTACTATACGAAAATCTCTCCTTTGGCGGGACACGGGTGCCTTCTTTAAAAATTCCTTGCTGCGCCCTCACTcttcccctcccctccctcgTTTCTGCTCCCCTCTCCACAATGTTTTGCGGGTGGATAAAGTGTCTCTGCGGAtccttcgggccggggtggcccttagaTTAACCATCACTGCATTAACGATCACCGTATCAAAAAAATGTTCTACGCTCCAAGTGTTCCAACATGCATGTCTGCATGCTGTGGATGCCCGTCATCTACTATGGACAAGCCAAAGACAGTCCGCGAAAGTCTAGTTAAAGATGTAAAGTTAAGAAATGACCAACTTGACGAATAAGAGCAATAGGCGATGAATTTCATGAGTCACTGTAGCAGTATATGCGCGAAACAGGCTTTCGTACCACTTGGAAacaccagcgaaaaaaaaaaaaaatcccgcgcACCTCTTTTCAGGTTACACGAGGACTTGCACAATACTGGGGCGCAccctcccatgttcttttcgttTGCTGCAATCGCTTTTACATCTAAAGAGAGATATTTGATATTTTGTCATATAATCGTCGGTGCCTAAACCAAAGGAATTCGCTCGCCCGTGGTTTTCAGCTGGTGCGCACATGGTCTCAATGGGAGAAGAAGAAAGGTCCGTTACGATTGACTTCTGGCGGTTTCATTGGCTCTACGAAAAGTCAACTCATCAATCTCGGAAGTTGTAATAACAACGGATTCTTTATCTTCATGTGCAGCTCTCACTGCAAATAGTGCCTCACATGTTTAACGTACATTTCGTTGTTTAATACCTTCTCACTTAACACTAATTAGATAGGTATGGGTGCCCGGTCATAAAAGATTAGTTATCAATAAATTAGCAGGCAGTTTGGCGAGAGCTGCCATTAGTGGTCCAATCCTCCCGATCCTTCCTGTATCTGCTTTCACAACTgctgctacgtgacaatattttacgAAATTACCTAGCTGCCTTTTTTTAATCTTCTGTCCACCCCAGGGGAGTACGTTCACTACGATTAGAGCACGCACAGAATAGACAAGTAGCTGAACATAAGCTGAGAAAGGTCTGAAATTATTAAACAACAAATAGTAGAGCAGACGCGCTGAACTCCATAAAAGGAAGTTAACTATTGGACAAGCATTTGCTTCTCTAAAAAGGAGCTTTCATACTTCATTATCCTTATAGTCTATGAATGGCACTCTGtgaatgtatttttattcttataCGTATGATATATACATAGCTATCCTACAAATACGAATTGCATACAAGTGCTAGAACCATGGCACAATGACTGTAATATTTTGTGATCAGATAGTCCTTATGATCAGATGGCCTTATGGTCTTATGATCAGATGGCCTTATGGACACTGACatcaaagtaaacaaaaaaagctTTACACAGGGAGTCCATAAATTTCGTGGCGTACATCATGTCTGCATATTTCTGTTTTGGCACTTGCCACTGAAAACTATCTTTGAAGAGCCAGGCCTTGTTTTAATATAGGAATGACATACTTCCCTGCGCTCGCACTTCGTTAACTCAATCGCAGCAGCATCATGCGGATGCCAGCGCGACCAGTAATATAGCccggtagtagtagtagtagtaaaagactttattggggtcctgaggagctaagcgggggcctgcaggtccctacccagccgttggctactaccatgtcggaacagagaggccatgcctctccgctcgttcacgggccctctgccCGGTCAAAACTTTATTTTCAGTTAGCTACATGCAGGACTTGGCCAGCTTTGAACTGTATACGGGGCGTGCACAACCTTCTCATATCACTGTCCGCTCGATGGTTGAGACCCGTTGGCTGGGAAAAAATTtcgtcgaattttttttttctttctctttctgcgtCCCACGATCTCATTACCTTAGCGCCGCCAGAAAAACGGCGATAATACCAGTAACGGTCGTATTTGGTCAACAAACGGCCTAACATCGTGAGATGATGGGCTATAGGCAAACAACGTCAGCCATTTCAGTTTTTATCTTGCATGCTTGTGGCCCTGTTGGAAAGGGCTACGTTGCATAGCACACCAACCCTGGGAGACTAAAGCAGTGTGGCAGACGGTCGCACAATGTGAGATGTCAAGGCATTCACGGGACAGTACTCGAGTGGAAAGTTTCACGTTCCGAGGCATTTGCACTCGTATTTATAGCGTATCCGGGTGCGGGCACTCACGTCCTCGCTTGCAGAGAAAAATGGcaaccattctactctgtgaagatggaatggcagcgaaagctgacgactgtcaaagctctcaaacgaaaagcaaagtgctttcgctaccattccatcttcacagagtataatggttgcccgggctcgcgattgtagTTTTCGTTAAGCATCGCAGGAACGTTTTTCGTCGGTGGCCGTCttgcgccggcgccgtttacattctcgttgctgttccctccggtgcTCCTCGtatgcatgttgttcttcgggtgtacgaactatacgtgtccaccccatcgataacgcagctgtttttagtgccgatacctctcctgcttatacactgcgataaccttgacgtcacgctatttttcaccgcgagcgttctaatctgttccgtattttgacatctgcgccgccgcactgctaCCCGTACGTGATCACGCACAAAACAAACGAAACCCATTGTCTATGTGTtagttagaaatcgctaagtccgtttcttttgtcggacgccgaaaaaactacggaaggtttgtcatatacagctttcactGTAAAAACAAGGCGGCTGTGTCGCATTCCCCCGCCCCCCTGCTTACTCCCCCAATCGTCCCACTGATCGAAACGATTCGTCCACTTTGTGTGCTTGAGTTTGGTTGGCTTACTACTCGCGCTGCGCGATTTCCATCGTTTAGCCTTTTTACGGCGTCTTCGCTCTGCAAGAAATTAAAAGTTCGCTGCCACTGTTAGTGACACGTCGTGGCCGACGCTTAGGCACaccgatgaagttggtcggtgccggCCCTTCCTAGCGAAATCCCGTGACATGGAAGTTCGTTTTGTCTCAGCTGAAAGCTACAAAGATTTTGGCTTGCATACCGACTGATTTCTGTACGCCTCcgcgacattttctttttttcgtgcgctTAGCCATTTGCGTGTATCGTTCCTTCAATGGCACAGACAATCATCGTGCAGCAGCGTGTTCCTGTTTTGTGCGCGTCTGCTGCAACCGTCGGCCAAGTGTAGCCGTGAATACAAGCATGATCCACATgacgggaggaggaggaggaactttattattgcagaaaccgttgcgcgctttattcctgggtggttccctctgacagggctccactggcgatcgcggctcgccgggtctggtcgagggtcgccagtttgCTTCCCAAATCCAGTTCGGAGAGtttcgcctcccaagaccacgtagtgagtgtgtgttgcgactcgtggcgaaattgcgtcgcccggactgACGGGCTGGACCCGCAGGACACTGTCACATGTGACCTCATAATCGGCCGTATGACCAAGTGGTCGCACACTTTCAGCAGAGCGGACGTATACACACTGGCTACCCGCCATTACACGATGCAACAACGGACactgcacttgaaaaaaaaaaaaaattctgcatatTGACTTTCCTTCGGCGAGAGCAAGGATTTTGTCGAGAATATTTTGTTTTTCCCGTTAAATGCTGGCAATTTCTTCACGTACGCATGAATTTAAGCAGTTCCCATCAATGCTCCATCCTCATTGTTTGACACGTACAGAGACAACAAATCGTCAACCGAGGTGGTAGGCTGAAATCATTTTGGTTATAAACTAACAAGCTACTTAATTCCCAGAACAAACCCATTCGTTGGCTCCAGGGCTAAGAATGCCGGCGCCGAGCCCGCGGGTCATGGGGAGGGGAGGGGCATATTTGGAGTGATTGCGTGGGTGGGTGCGTGAATGTAGGCGTGTGTGTTTTTTTGCGTTCCAACTTGTTTTACCATGATGAGTTACTAACTAGCTCGATAGCAAGCTATTACTTCGTACGTAAGTAGGCGCTTCGCCTTGAACGATTTCTCCCTATCTCTCCTATTCTGCGTCGCAATTCGACGCAAAGAAAGAATACAAACTCGGTTTTGCACTTTATTATTCTTTATTACACATACAGACAAATCCACAAACACACATGGCGGCATACGCAGAACATCGACGGAACATCTTGTTTTGTACAAATATGGCGGTGCGCGACAACGTTGTATCGCAGATCACGTAGTTCGGCAGTTTTATTTACAAAGAACCAACGCAGATCTGGTCCAGAACGGTGCTGGTCTCACGCGTCGTGCGAAAATGGCGAGTCACAAATGTTGCGGTGTGACATGGGCTTGTTATCCTTTAATGAGTTGATGGaattatacgaaaaaaaaaaaagaagacagggaAACTTCGAAAAGAATCATTGACCTATCGTGAAGAATCATGCCAGTCCACACCAGAGCTTAAAATCCAAAAATTCTTTTTTTAAAAGTCTGGACTTATCTGCCATTTATTCACTAATCTTCAACGCATTTAGTGCTAAGAACCTCGTGttttaattgtttctttttttcgcatagCTTCAAGCAAAATGATGCCACAGGCAATAACTTACACTAAACATAGATGAGAAATAAACTAGATTTActtttgtcattttttttgtCAGAGTGATAAGTGCAAATGTTCGTGGTGTGGATCTCGGTGAAAGTTTTACACAATGCAAAAATCTCGCTAGCACTCAGTTAAAAACATGCACATTGCCGAAAATCAGACGACTAAAGTCGATTTCCAATGTCAATAAACAATTAACACGAGCCTCGAGCCTGCACACCTACGGTAATAACGTGACTCGACTAACAGTGGGCGCAAACTCGggctcgcctttttttttttggcatgcgGTCGTTTTTCATGCTTTAGGCATTCGCACAATGGATTTCTTAACTTAAAGGACTAGTTGCATTCCTGATTCAGTCTGGTCGCGACCACCATACATATCGCGCCCTGTCTTCGGCGGTCCGCAAGGCGGCGGGGCCTTCTCAAAAGTTAGGGTTAGGAAGCTGCGATGTTCAACTGGCTCAGTGACTTGACCAACGTGGCGTCCGTGTTGAGGAACTTCCGCTCGTCCAGGTGCCAGAGCGACACGTTGCTCGTGTACAGCTTGAGCGTGTCCACGTAGTTCTCGAGCGTATCCGGCGTCACCTGGAACAGCGTCCACGTCTCCTGGCGACACGCCTGGTACTCCTTCTCGATCACCATGGCGACGTCCGCCGTCGTCACGGGAATGATCTGCGGGTGAGGCAGGAGAAGAGCACGGTTGGCACACTACCGCGAGTCACTGTGCCTTTCGTATACCTGTTCCGGCAgtggtttctttattttatttcactGATCGGGCGTTAATCGTCCAATGACGGCGAGTCCTTGTTCGTCCAGTGAGGACCTGTTATGCTTGCGTGTTGCAAGACGCAAAAGTTTCCTCCTTATACCATTACTCATTAACTCAGTTTCCTCATTTACTCTTTATACATTATTATAGGTGTACATACGGTGCTTGGTCCGCCCCGTGGCTATCAACTCTGACGGAGGCAAATGAAGTTTTCGCGGCAAGCAAGCATGACAATTGTGACGGATGACGTGGAAACTTCATGCAATAAACTAATAACTATGACTGTCGAACTCGGTATTATTACATATAGATGCAAAATCAAGtgcagtagaaaaaaagaaactgtcaaCATCCCTGTAATGACGCGCAACCCCATGACCCAAGCAATTTTTCTACACTGAAATGAGAATCATCAAGGTGTCCACAGCGCAATGAAAGCGTTCCGCGCACCTTGTAGACGAGTTCGGCGGTCTTGTCCATGGCGACCTTCCAGAGTCGCAGAAGGGCGTCGTTGAGGTCGTTGATGCTCTGCAGCGTCGGCTGGCGCCACAGGTCAGGGTCGAAGTCCTTGGCCACTGTGTCACCCAGTTGCACCCATAGCAGCACCACGGAGCACATGCTCTTTAGGAGGCCCGGCTCGCGGCCCTGCATCGCGTCGAAGCAGGTCTCCAGGCTGGCCATCACCTTGCCCCACGCGGCGGCATACAGCTGCCGAAGGTCTTCCAGGAGAACCAGCAGTCGCCTGCACGACAGCGGACGACGAAGAGAGGACAGCGGCGTGGTTATTTATTTACAATCCTACATATCGCTCAGGAGTCATATTAGTAAGCGCGAGGGGCGGGGGTTAGGGGTTAGACATTTAGAAACAGAGGTTATGCACCCACACACTAAAAgccttccctcccctccctccgcCCCAAGAAAGCAACTACAAAGGACATAAAGATAAAAaatgttgcgacaccacgtaccacGTAATAGCACAGAAATCTAGGCATCCACTATAAGCCTAGAACCCAACTAAAGACATAACTGAAAGGCTGGTAAGACAATGAGTAATAACAATTACGATTAACGATTGCAGCAGTGCTAACAGCGGCAGGAAACGACAGAGTCAGTGGATTTACGGTGTATTTGCACACACcgcactatttctttttttcacacgaCCCTTTTCTGAGAAAGTTTAGTTTATTTGAGTGATTTATCTATAGTTGCATTCTGCGCATTGTATGGCAAGTGGTAGCGTTATCTTGTTCGCGCTCGTGTTCTGAGAGTCTCTCTGTAACGTGTTTAGAGCTCGTGTAGAAAAGGGAATGCTATGTATCTACTCAGTATATGCATATCTACAAAACAATCGGAGGACGAGTGGAAGAGAGGGAAAGACTGAGGTTAGCCAGTGCATAGGCCGGCTGTCTGCTCTGTGTTGAGGTAGTGGGGTAAAGGGAATTAAACATGACAGATGGAGTCAtgagttaaaaagaaagaaagaatatttatGTAACGAGAGCGTATAGGAGACATGCACGCATGTAAAACACGAATCCTCCGCTATGCAAGGAGTCACCGACAGCGCATGCACGCACCAACGTCTCCTTTTTACCACGTCAAAAACATAACATTGAAGAATAACAGAATTATATCTAGCCATTACCAAATTTTACTTTTCATGTTCTTACATTGTTATCTCTTTTTTTCTGAGAGGCGCTTGTGGCTTTCGATTTCATTCCTAGATAAGATGACGCTACACATGCAACGTATACACCGGAAAGCACATGCGTAGTTGTA
Coding sequences within:
- the LOC126541384 gene encoding uncharacterized protein isoform X3, yielding MGLKKVIKWALVCGQRKMQPRKSPMHFVCSKSYADGNRETRRLLVLLEDLRQLYAAAWGKVMASLETCFDAMQGREPGLLKSMCSVVLLWVQLGDTVAKDFDPDLWRQPTLQSINDLNDALLRLWKVAMDKTAELVYKIIPVTTADVAMVIEKEYQACRQETWTLFQVTPDTLENYVDTLKLYTSNVSLWHLDERKFLNTDATLVKSLSQLNIAAS
- the LOC126541384 gene encoding uncharacterized protein isoform X2, whose translation is MRPISPEVRQRISTGIAMGLKKVIKWALVCGQRKMQPRKSPMHFVCSKSYADGNRETRRLLVLLEDLRQLYAAAWGKVMASLETCFDAMQGREPGLLKSMCSVVLLWVQLGDTVAKDFDPDLWRQPTLQSINDLNDALLRLWKVAMDKTAELVYKIIPVTTADVAMVIEKEYQACRQETWTLFQVTPDTLENYVDTLKLYTSNVSLWHLDERKFLNTDATLVKSLSQLNIAAS
- the LOC126541384 gene encoding uncharacterized protein isoform X1, producing MSLTMARQIGCDASRFVHYERASQPILRCLSQLCFCASNKKKEKKKGVCGGKEWKTARSVHSRRAVLEEWSLSIAMGLKKVIKWALVCGQRKMQPRKSPMHFVCSKSYADGNRETRRLLVLLEDLRQLYAAAWGKVMASLETCFDAMQGREPGLLKSMCSVVLLWVQLGDTVAKDFDPDLWRQPTLQSINDLNDALLRLWKVAMDKTAELVYKIIPVTTADVAMVIEKEYQACRQETWTLFQVTPDTLENYVDTLKLYTSNVSLWHLDERKFLNTDATLVKSLSQLNIAAS